The following coding sequences are from one Ruminococcus flavefaciens AE3010 window:
- a CDS encoding prolipoprotein diacylglyceryl transferase family protein, with the protein MTIHIDTSYKLIPPYVVMIVLSCALGIAMQYIMNTKRGIEKRTAGFVALLSPFMSLFFGLLLTYAASGGKEFGLSSMGGLAGMYGSVLTLALIIGDREKSVVMFENCTLVLPLMYSVSKVGCFLAGCCHGVPYSGPFCVEYTGKVTETGSVFPVQLSETVVFFLIFAAGMLMFAKGSRYAVNMVFIASAAAKGLLDFTRESHIGKLVSLNQILCFLIMAVFIVFLIIKRKKPTCVGIRKAEQ; encoded by the coding sequence GTGACTATACATATAGATACGAGCTATAAGCTCATACCGCCCTATGTGGTAATGATAGTTCTGTCCTGCGCACTTGGCATAGCTATGCAGTACATAATGAATACAAAGCGGGGCATTGAAAAGAGAACAGCAGGCTTTGTTGCGCTGCTCTCGCCATTCATGAGCCTGTTTTTCGGACTTCTGCTCACCTACGCAGCGTCAGGAGGCAAGGAGTTCGGCTTATCGTCTATGGGCGGACTTGCAGGCATGTACGGCAGTGTGCTCACTCTTGCGCTGATAATCGGCGACAGGGAGAAGTCGGTGGTAATGTTTGAGAACTGCACGCTGGTACTGCCGCTGATGTACAGCGTATCCAAGGTGGGCTGTTTTCTGGCGGGCTGCTGTCACGGCGTACCCTACAGCGGACCGTTCTGCGTGGAATATACAGGCAAGGTAACTGAGACAGGCAGCGTTTTTCCTGTTCAGCTCTCCGAGACAGTGGTATTCTTCCTGATATTTGCAGCAGGCATGCTGATGTTCGCAAAGGGCAGCAGATATGCTGTGAATATGGTCTTCATAGCTTCTGCGGCAGCAAAAGGACTTCTTGATTTTACGCGAGAGTCCCATATCGGCAAGCTCGTGTCCCTGAACCAGATACTGTGCTTTCTGATAATGGCAGTGTTTATAGTTTTCCTTATAATAAAAAGAAAAAAGCCGACCTGCGTCGGCATAAGAAAAGCGGAGCAATAA
- a CDS encoding glycoside hydrolase family 9 protein, with protein sequence MKKNSIKRCAAVLAACTVMAASAPAVSAPAMAAGNLISNSTFESGVSGWGTYKESGGKCSLGTKNGQLALTVSNVGEVNYAVQVYYDVVPLYKNGVYRLKYDISCSTDRFIEGMIQMNGGDYRAYTWKGLKLTSTPQSVDYEFTMEDDTDIMAKLVFNCGIQEKYEGALPEHTIYIDNVSLELVDDSKVDYASSRPYAPSINIDQVGYRPDSRKVAVFRDVTSQTEFKVVNAATKEAVYTGKLENKTDNKSADETNWTGDFSSVKEAGKYYITCEGLDNSYTFEIGDKVYSNLIDDSVRMLYLQRCGVKVEDKDFGHDACHTSMATIYGTNEKIDVSGGWHDAGDYGRYVVPAAKAVADLIYAYDTAPELFGDNIGIPESGNGTPDILDEARFELEWMMKMQAADGGAYHKVSCKTFPGYVAPTKETGELFVTPVSSTATADFCASMALAAEFYEKYDKDFAKKCMDAAEKSWAWLEKNKNYVLVNPEDIVTGDYADFTKDDSDERYWAAAQMYRATGDEKYLSAVSSVKTGLDWSVVGDYGNIALLTMKNADKSSTAYQKAADAVTSQAKSLLSTSKSSPYGVAITKYDWGSNMTIANKGIIMALASKLTGDSSYTDGANAQLDYLLGTNPVATCFVTGYGTVSPEHPHHRPSMAAGKAMKGMLVGGVDQSLEDSAAKAYCQDQPSAKRYVDNSESYSTNEITIYWNSPLTYLLSLTEKTESSQPDVTTTTTTSTTTTTTTTTATDTTTTATSTATSSETTATSTTTAVTTESTTTTTQSDKTVTLAGDANCDGAVDMSDVVLIMQALANPNKFDINGTDEHRITEQGTVNADVSERGNGMTTADALEIQRYLLNIISKLS encoded by the coding sequence ATGAAGAAAAATTCTATCAAGCGCTGTGCGGCTGTTCTTGCAGCCTGCACCGTTATGGCAGCATCCGCACCTGCTGTCAGCGCACCTGCTATGGCTGCGGGAAATCTTATAAGCAATTCCACATTTGAGTCGGGCGTTTCGGGCTGGGGCACCTACAAGGAGAGCGGCGGAAAGTGCTCTCTCGGCACAAAGAATGGCCAGCTTGCTCTTACAGTATCAAATGTGGGCGAGGTAAACTACGCCGTACAGGTATACTACGACGTTGTACCGCTCTACAAGAACGGCGTTTACCGCTTGAAGTACGACATTTCATGTTCCACAGACCGTTTTATCGAGGGCATGATACAGATGAACGGCGGTGACTACAGAGCATACACATGGAAGGGCTTAAAGCTCACCTCCACACCTCAGTCGGTTGATTATGAGTTCACCATGGAAGACGATACAGATATCATGGCTAAGCTTGTATTCAACTGCGGTATACAGGAGAAGTACGAGGGGGCTCTTCCCGAGCATACTATATATATCGATAACGTATCACTTGAACTTGTTGACGACAGCAAGGTGGACTACGCTTCCAGCCGTCCCTATGCTCCGTCTATAAACATCGATCAGGTGGGCTACAGACCTGACAGTAGAAAGGTAGCTGTATTCCGCGATGTTACAAGCCAGACAGAGTTCAAGGTAGTGAACGCTGCCACAAAGGAAGCTGTTTACACAGGCAAGCTTGAAAACAAGACCGACAACAAGAGCGCAGACGAGACGAACTGGACAGGCGATTTCAGCTCCGTAAAGGAAGCAGGCAAGTACTACATCACCTGCGAGGGTCTGGACAACTCCTATACATTCGAGATAGGCGACAAGGTCTACTCAAACCTCATCGACGACAGCGTTAGAATGCTTTATTTACAGCGCTGCGGCGTCAAGGTAGAGGACAAGGACTTCGGTCACGATGCATGCCACACATCAATGGCAACAATCTACGGCACAAACGAAAAGATAGATGTAAGCGGCGGCTGGCACGACGCAGGCGACTACGGCAGATACGTAGTTCCCGCTGCAAAGGCTGTTGCAGACCTTATCTACGCTTACGATACAGCTCCCGAGCTCTTCGGCGACAACATCGGTATCCCCGAGAGCGGCAACGGTACTCCCGATATACTGGACGAGGCTCGCTTCGAGCTTGAATGGATGATGAAGATGCAGGCTGCTGACGGCGGCGCTTACCACAAGGTCTCCTGCAAGACCTTCCCCGGATATGTAGCTCCTACCAAGGAGACAGGAGAGCTCTTCGTAACTCCCGTTAGCTCCACAGCTACAGCTGATTTCTGTGCTTCAATGGCTCTCGCAGCCGAGTTCTACGAGAAGTACGACAAGGACTTCGCCAAGAAGTGCATGGACGCAGCAGAGAAGTCATGGGCATGGCTTGAAAAGAACAAAAATTACGTTCTCGTAAATCCCGAGGACATCGTTACAGGCGATTACGCTGACTTCACCAAGGACGACTCCGATGAGCGCTACTGGGCTGCTGCTCAGATGTACCGCGCAACAGGGGACGAGAAGTATCTTAGCGCTGTCAGCTCCGTAAAGACAGGTCTTGACTGGTCTGTTGTGGGAGACTACGGCAATATTGCCCTCCTTACCATGAAGAACGCAGACAAGAGCTCTACAGCATATCAGAAGGCTGCCGACGCTGTAACATCACAGGCAAAGAGCCTTCTCAGCACATCCAAGTCATCACCTTACGGCGTTGCTATCACAAAGTACGACTGGGGCAGCAACATGACTATCGCAAACAAAGGCATAATCATGGCACTTGCAAGCAAGCTCACAGGCGACAGCAGCTATACCGACGGCGCAAACGCACAGCTTGACTACCTCCTGGGCACAAACCCTGTGGCTACCTGCTTCGTAACAGGCTACGGCACAGTATCTCCCGAGCACCCGCACCACCGTCCGTCAATGGCAGCGGGCAAGGCTATGAAGGGCATGCTGGTCGGCGGTGTTGACCAGAGCCTTGAGGACAGCGCAGCAAAGGCTTACTGTCAGGATCAGCCCAGCGCAAAGCGCTACGTTGACAACTCCGAGAGCTATTCCACAAACGAGATAACTATCTACTGGAATTCTCCTCTTACATATCTCCTTTCTCTCACAGAAAAGACAGAGAGCTCACAGCCCGATGTGACAACAACTACCACAACTTCTACAACAACAACTACTACAACTACAACTGCAACTGATACTACCACAACTGCAACAAGCACAGCTACATCTTCCGAGACAACAGCAACTTCTACTACAACAGCTGTGACTACAGAGAGCACAACGACTACAACTCAGTCTGACAAGACCGTAACTCTTGCAGGCGATGCAAACTGCGACGGCGCAGTTGATATGTCAGACGTAGTCCTCATCATGCAGGCTCTTGCAAATCCGAACAAGTTCGATATCAACGGTACCGACGAGCACCGTATCACCGAGCAGGGCACTGTAAATGCAGATGTCAGCGAAAGAGGCAACGGCATGACAACAGCAGACGCTCTTGAAATACAGAGATATCTGCTCAATATAATCAGCAAGCTTTCATAA